In Gossypium raimondii isolate GPD5lz chromosome 12, ASM2569854v1, whole genome shotgun sequence, a single window of DNA contains:
- the LOC105763550 gene encoding cyclin-D4-1 isoform X2 has translation MEENLDCSASNLLCSENASSCFDDDLDFNAIKEFGVSPDCDHHLKNQIFNQQDPFFINNRSTYLMGSSGFAIQSDDRIKEMVEKEVEHLPEDDYLKRLRSGDLDLSVRKEALDWIWKASAYYGFGPLSLCLSINYLDRFLSVYDIPRGKTWTVQLLAVACLSIAAKMEETKVPLSVDLQVGEPKFVFEAKTIYRMEVLVLSTLKWKMQVITPCSFIDYFMSKICNDQYPSSMSISRSLQLILSTIKGIDFLEFRPSEIAAAMAISVSGDMQTLSIDKAVSSFAFVGKGRVLKCVELMKDLTFINGDAAKTANVATQHSSVFTVPQSPIGVLDAAACLSYKSDEITVGSCANSSHSSPDIKRRKQDHDDNNNKASEHGFKS, from the exons atggaagaaaatctTGATTGTTCAGCCTCAAATCTTCTCTGTTCAGAGAACGCAAGTTCTTGCTTTGATGATGATCTTGATTTTAATGCCATAAAGGAGTTTGGGGTTTCCCCTGATTGTGACCACCACCTTAAAAACCAAATCTTTAATCAACAAGACCCTTTTTTCATAAACAACAGATCAACTTATTTGATGGGTAGTTCTGGTTTTGCAATACAAAGTGATGATCGAATCAAAGAGATGGTTGAAAAGGAGGTGGAGCATTTGCCTGAAGATGATTATCTCAAGAGACTGAGAAGTGGGGATTTGGACTTGAGTGTTAGGAAAGAGGCTCTTGATTGGATTTGGAag GCTTCTGCTTATTACGGTTTTGGACCTTTGAGTCTTTGCCTATCCATTAACTACTTGGATCGGTTCCTTTCAGTTTATGACATACCT AGAGGTAAAACATGGACCGTGCAATTGCTTGCTGTTGCTTGTTTATCAATTGCAGCCAAAATGGAGGAGACAAAAGTGCCTCTATCTGTAGATTTGCAG GTGGGAGAACCAAAGTTTGTGTTTGAAGCTAAAACGATATACAGAATGGAGGTCTTGGTTTTAAGCACATTGAAGTGGAAAATGCAAGTGATCACTCCTTGTTCCTTCATTGACTACTTTATGAGTAAAATTTGTAATGATCAATATCCATCGTCAATGTCAATATCCAGATCATTGCAACTGATATTGAGCACAATCAAAG GTATTGACTTCTTGGAATTCAGGCCTTCTGAAATTGCTGCAGCAATGGCTATTTCTGTTTCAGGAGATATGCAAACATTATCCATTGACAAGGCAGTTTCATCTTTCGCCTTTGTAGGAAAG GGTAGAGTTTTGAAGTGTGTTGAACTGATGAAAGATTTGACATTCATTAATGGGGATGCTGCTAAAACTGCTAATGTGGCAACTCAACACTCCTCAGTTTTTACTGTGCCCCAAAGCCCCATTGGGGTGTTGGATGCTGCTGCATGCCTGAGCTATAAAAGTGATGAAATAACAGTCGGCTCATGTGCAAATTCATCACATTCTAGTCCAGACATTAAAAGGAGGAAACAAGACCACGACGATAACAACAACAAAGCTTCCGAACACGGTTTCAAGTCATGA
- the LOC105763550 gene encoding cyclin-D4-1 isoform X1 has protein sequence MEENLDCSASNLLCSENASSCFDDDLDFNAIKEFGVSPDCDHHLKNQIFNQQDPFFINNRSTYLMGSSGFAIQSDDRIKEMVEKEVEHLPEDDYLKRLRSGDLDLSVRKEALDWIWKASAYYGFGPLSLCLSINYLDRFLSVYDIPRGKTWTVQLLAVACLSIAAKMEETKVPLSVDLQVGEPKFVFEAKTIYRMEVLVLSTLKWKMQVITPCSFIDYFMSKICNDQYPSSMSISRSLQLILSTIKVFCWEMDAGIDFLEFRPSEIAAAMAISVSGDMQTLSIDKAVSSFAFVGKGRVLKCVELMKDLTFINGDAAKTANVATQHSSVFTVPQSPIGVLDAAACLSYKSDEITVGSCANSSHSSPDIKRRKQDHDDNNNKASEHGFKS, from the exons atggaagaaaatctTGATTGTTCAGCCTCAAATCTTCTCTGTTCAGAGAACGCAAGTTCTTGCTTTGATGATGATCTTGATTTTAATGCCATAAAGGAGTTTGGGGTTTCCCCTGATTGTGACCACCACCTTAAAAACCAAATCTTTAATCAACAAGACCCTTTTTTCATAAACAACAGATCAACTTATTTGATGGGTAGTTCTGGTTTTGCAATACAAAGTGATGATCGAATCAAAGAGATGGTTGAAAAGGAGGTGGAGCATTTGCCTGAAGATGATTATCTCAAGAGACTGAGAAGTGGGGATTTGGACTTGAGTGTTAGGAAAGAGGCTCTTGATTGGATTTGGAag GCTTCTGCTTATTACGGTTTTGGACCTTTGAGTCTTTGCCTATCCATTAACTACTTGGATCGGTTCCTTTCAGTTTATGACATACCT AGAGGTAAAACATGGACCGTGCAATTGCTTGCTGTTGCTTGTTTATCAATTGCAGCCAAAATGGAGGAGACAAAAGTGCCTCTATCTGTAGATTTGCAG GTGGGAGAACCAAAGTTTGTGTTTGAAGCTAAAACGATATACAGAATGGAGGTCTTGGTTTTAAGCACATTGAAGTGGAAAATGCAAGTGATCACTCCTTGTTCCTTCATTGACTACTTTATGAGTAAAATTTGTAATGATCAATATCCATCGTCAATGTCAATATCCAGATCATTGCAACTGATATTGAGCACAATCAAAG TGTTTTGTTGGGAAATGGATGCAGGTATTGACTTCTTGGAATTCAGGCCTTCTGAAATTGCTGCAGCAATGGCTATTTCTGTTTCAGGAGATATGCAAACATTATCCATTGACAAGGCAGTTTCATCTTTCGCCTTTGTAGGAAAG GGTAGAGTTTTGAAGTGTGTTGAACTGATGAAAGATTTGACATTCATTAATGGGGATGCTGCTAAAACTGCTAATGTGGCAACTCAACACTCCTCAGTTTTTACTGTGCCCCAAAGCCCCATTGGGGTGTTGGATGCTGCTGCATGCCTGAGCTATAAAAGTGATGAAATAACAGTCGGCTCATGTGCAAATTCATCACATTCTAGTCCAGACATTAAAAGGAGGAAACAAGACCACGACGATAACAACAACAAAGCTTCCGAACACGGTTTCAAGTCATGA